Proteins from one Salaquimonas pukyongi genomic window:
- a CDS encoding pyridoxal phosphate-dependent aminotransferase, translating into MPKYASLISRTANEGSAAWDILFQAWKDKAAGEDVIILAVGDPDFNTPQKIIDSAKQAMDAGHTHYIDIPGLPDLREAVADELMRVSGVSTDAYKVGPANVMICQGTQNALFAASLCLLEEGDEIIALEPMYLTYQATFEINGAKLVPVACPRETGFRPQPELIEKAITANTRAILFANPNNPTGAVFTLAELEAIADIAKRHDLWVIADEVYAGQVYDGKHHSMAALPGMAERTVTCGSLSKAFAMTGWRVGWVAGSEPFIHHCHNAGIAMHYGVSAFIQHASVTALRDCQKDVEDMRDIYRRRCNIVLDKLAGAPGLHPIAPEGAMYVLLDVTGTGYGSAEFAAELYRNEKVAVLDAKPFGPSADGCVRIAFTISDEDIAEACERIYRFAASRHNEQKAS; encoded by the coding sequence ATGCCGAAATACGCTTCCCTCATCTCTCGTACCGCCAATGAAGGGTCTGCAGCCTGGGATATTCTGTTCCAGGCCTGGAAGGACAAGGCCGCGGGCGAAGATGTGATCATTCTCGCCGTCGGCGACCCCGACTTCAACACACCGCAAAAGATCATCGACAGCGCCAAACAGGCGATGGATGCAGGCCACACACACTATATCGACATTCCGGGTCTTCCTGACCTGCGCGAGGCAGTGGCCGATGAACTGATGCGCGTTTCCGGCGTTTCCACAGATGCTTACAAGGTTGGCCCGGCCAATGTGATGATCTGCCAGGGAACCCAGAACGCCCTGTTTGCCGCCTCGCTGTGTCTGCTTGAGGAAGGAGACGAGATCATCGCGCTTGAGCCGATGTATCTGACCTATCAGGCCACTTTCGAAATCAATGGCGCGAAACTGGTCCCCGTCGCCTGTCCGCGCGAAACCGGCTTCCGTCCCCAGCCCGAACTGATCGAAAAGGCGATAACGGCGAACACCCGTGCGATCCTGTTTGCCAATCCCAACAACCCGACCGGCGCCGTTTTCACCCTGGCGGAGCTGGAAGCCATCGCGGATATCGCAAAACGCCACGATCTTTGGGTCATCGCCGATGAGGTTTATGCCGGTCAGGTCTATGACGGCAAACACCATTCGATGGCCGCCCTGCCCGGCATGGCAGAACGCACCGTGACCTGCGGCAGCCTTTCAAAGGCCTTTGCCATGACCGGCTGGCGGGTCGGCTGGGTGGCTGGCTCCGAGCCGTTCATCCATCACTGTCACAATGCCGGCATTGCCATGCATTATGGTGTTTCCGCCTTTATCCAGCATGCCTCGGTGACCGCATTGCGCGACTGCCAGAAGGACGTCGAGGACATGCGCGACATCTACCGCAGGCGCTGCAACATCGTGCTCGACAAGCTTGCCGGGGCACCTGGCCTGCATCCCATTGCCCCCGAAGGCGCGATGTATGTGCTGCTGGACGTTACCGGGACCGGCTATGGCTCGGCGGAGTTCGCTGCCGAACTGTACCGGAACGAAAAGGTTGCCGTACTCGACGCCAAGCCCTTCGGCCCCTCGGCGGACGGCTGTGTGCGCATTGCATTCACCATTTCCGATGAAGACATTGCAGAGGCATGCGAGCGCATCTACCGTTTCGCCGCAAGCCGCCACAACGAACAAAAGGCGTCCTAG
- a CDS encoding Ldh family oxidoreductase, with the protein MSADTVTIKLDDVKTLAKAALLNAGCDNANADAITQVVWMAERDGCSSHGLFRIPGYCKSLNSGKVNGAARPMLDRAAPSVLWVDGDGGYAPIAHKTMLEDFAELVRAQGVALAAITNTFHFAALWPEVEMLSSRGLVAMACTSYKPTVAPHGGRKPLYGTNPFAFSWPRPDGDPVTFDQASATMARGDIQIHQRDGKKVGDGVGVDSDGNPTNDPEKILEGAQLAFGGHKGSSIAMMVELLAGPLLGENLSLEAAETDLNDGGPARGGEFILAFDPAKTRQKTESGGNAERLFAAMLEQEGVRLPGQGRVTRRAEVAEKGVVVPRSLMEQIEI; encoded by the coding sequence ATGTCGGCAGACACTGTGACGATAAAACTGGACGATGTAAAAACCCTGGCCAAGGCAGCATTGCTGAATGCCGGCTGTGACAACGCCAATGCCGACGCCATCACACAGGTAGTCTGGATGGCAGAACGCGATGGCTGCTCCAGCCACGGCCTTTTCCGCATTCCCGGCTACTGCAAATCGCTCAACAGCGGCAAGGTAAACGGTGCCGCCCGGCCCATGCTGGATCGTGCTGCACCTTCTGTCCTTTGGGTTGATGGCGATGGCGGGTATGCGCCAATCGCCCATAAAACCATGCTGGAAGATTTCGCCGAGCTGGTACGGGCCCAGGGCGTGGCGCTGGCGGCCATCACCAACACCTTTCATTTTGCTGCCCTTTGGCCGGAGGTGGAGATGCTCTCCAGCCGGGGGCTGGTCGCAATGGCCTGTACCTCCTACAAGCCAACCGTTGCGCCCCATGGCGGCAGAAAGCCGCTCTACGGCACCAATCCGTTCGCCTTTTCCTGGCCCCGCCCGGACGGCGATCCGGTAACCTTCGATCAGGCAAGCGCCACCATGGCGCGGGGCGACATCCAGATTCACCAGCGTGACGGCAAGAAGGTCGGCGACGGGGTGGGCGTTGATTCAGATGGCAATCCAACCAATGATCCGGAGAAAATTCTCGAAGGCGCCCAGCTTGCCTTTGGCGGCCACAAGGGATCTTCCATCGCCATGATGGTGGAGTTGCTGGCCGGTCCCCTGCTCGGTGAAAATCTGAGCCTTGAGGCTGCTGAAACCGACCTCAACGATGGCGGGCCGGCGCGCGGCGGAGAATTCATACTCGCTTTCGATCCGGCAAAGACCCGTCAAAAAACTGAATCAGGCGGCAATGCCGAGCGGCTGTTTGCCGCCATGCTGGAACAGGAAGGCGTTCGTTTGCCAGGACAGGGCCGGGTGACCCGCCGTGCCGAGGTGGCGGAAAAAGGCGTTGTCGTTCCCCGCTCGCTGATGGAGCAGATCGAGATTTAG
- a CDS encoding sulfite exporter TauE/SafE family protein, whose product MFETLTNLTDLAPGELMLCIGAIFLAAIVRGFAGFALSALIMASIVTIIPPIQLIPICFLLESTASMMMFRGGRKDADMRIVWGLAISASLGAPIGLYATTTLPVGTSKLVALVLLITLATLQLLKVRIAFLATRPGLYISGLMAGIATGLASIGGMVVALYVLSQDKAAKTMRASLVIYLSITMFTSLVYLLYYGMLDMTAVTRGLVFVPAVIAGVVTGSWLFRPALENFYKRFCLVLLLSLALISLTRAL is encoded by the coding sequence GTGTTTGAAACGCTCACCAACCTGACGGATCTCGCCCCGGGCGAGCTGATGCTCTGCATCGGGGCCATTTTTCTTGCGGCCATCGTACGCGGCTTTGCCGGATTTGCGCTGTCAGCGCTGATCATGGCCTCCATCGTTACCATCATACCGCCGATACAGCTGATCCCGATCTGCTTTCTGCTTGAATCAACCGCCAGCATGATGATGTTTCGCGGCGGCAGAAAAGATGCCGATATGCGCATCGTCTGGGGGCTGGCAATCTCCGCATCCCTTGGCGCGCCCATTGGTCTTTATGCCACCACCACCCTGCCCGTCGGCACATCGAAACTGGTTGCCCTGGTACTGCTGATTACTTTGGCCACCCTGCAACTGCTCAAAGTGCGCATTGCGTTTCTGGCCACCAGACCCGGGCTCTACATCTCCGGTTTGATGGCCGGGATTGCCACGGGCCTTGCCTCGATTGGCGGCATGGTGGTCGCCCTTTATGTCCTGTCGCAAGACAAAGCGGCAAAAACCATGCGCGCCTCCCTGGTGATATACCTGTCCATCACCATGTTCACCTCGCTTGTCTACCTGCTTTACTATGGCATGCTGGACATGACCGCTGTGACTCGCGGACTGGTTTTTGTGCCTGCCGTCATCGCCGGCGTTGTCACCGGAAGCTGGTTGTTTCGCCCCGCACTGGAAAATTTCTACAAGCGCTTCTGCCTCGTGCTGCTGCTGTCGCTCGCCCTGATCAGTCTGACGCGGGCGTTGTAG
- a CDS encoding enoyl-CoA hydratase/isomerase family protein: MSDKLILIRDEGGVRHLTLNRPQVKNAMSLALLEELVDALGDAEKSDAIRIVVVRGSDGNFSAGADIKDMANARNADDPAKAIHELSSAFGAMVARFATTPKTVITALEGAVMGGGFGLACACDIAIASHTVKFALPEATLGLIPAQIAPVLLERIGYSEAKRLTVTGARLGAEEAHRIGLVHAVTQDMDDAIANAISDCLRCAPRAVAVSKELLREARFVQSDTLVEHAASLFVDAVTGDEGAEGTLAFVEKRKAKWMPQE, translated from the coding sequence ATGAGCGACAAGCTGATCCTGATCCGTGACGAAGGCGGCGTGCGCCACCTCACCCTCAACCGGCCACAGGTCAAGAACGCCATGTCCCTGGCGCTGCTTGAAGAACTTGTCGATGCGCTGGGGGATGCCGAAAAGAGCGATGCCATCCGTATTGTCGTCGTCCGCGGGTCCGATGGAAACTTTTCAGCCGGCGCCGACATCAAGGACATGGCCAATGCCCGCAACGCCGATGACCCGGCAAAGGCAATCCACGAACTTTCCTCCGCCTTCGGTGCCATGGTGGCGCGTTTTGCAACAACGCCGAAAACCGTGATCACCGCACTGGAAGGCGCCGTGATGGGCGGCGGTTTCGGCCTGGCCTGCGCCTGCGACATCGCGATCGCCTCCCATACGGTGAAATTCGCCCTGCCGGAAGCAACCCTCGGCCTGATCCCGGCCCAGATCGCACCGGTCCTGCTGGAACGTATCGGCTATTCAGAGGCAAAGCGCCTTACCGTCACCGGCGCCAGGCTGGGCGCCGAAGAGGCCCATCGCATCGGTCTGGTCCATGCGGTCACGCAGGACATGGACGATGCGATTGCCAACGCGATTTCAGATTGTCTTCGCTGTGCGCCGCGCGCCGTGGCAGTGTCGAAAGAACTGCTGCGCGAAGCCCGCTTCGTTCAGTCCGACACGCTGGTCGAACATGCTGCAAGCCTGTTTGTGGATGCGGTTACGGGAGATGAGGGCGCCGAGGGAACGCTGGCCTTTGTGGAAAAACGCAAGGCAAAATGGATGCCCCAGGAATAG
- the glpK gene encoding glycerol kinase GlpK, translating to MATGYILAIDQGTTSTRAIVFDKNQKIIGVGQKEFTQYFPKSGWVEHDADEIWQTVVATCKQALRKAKIKPSDISAIGITNQRETTVLWDRKTGKPVHKAIVWQDRRTAETCEKLKKAGHESAFTRKTGLLLDPYFSGTKAAWVLDRVKGLRKKAEAGQIAFGTIDSFLIWRLTGGKRHVTDATNASRTLMFNIKTNKWDKGLLDLLGVPPAVLPQVLDCADDFGIAEKSVLGAEIPILGVAGDQQAATIGNACFAPGMMKSTYGTGCFALLNTGGDMVRSKNRLLTTIAYRLNGKTTYALEGSIFMAGASVQWLRDGLKFMKAAAESGKMAASADPNQDVYLVPAFVGLGAPYWDAEARGALFGLTRGTGPNEIAKATLEAVCYQTHDLLTAMRKDWKSTGTRKTVLRVDGGMVASDWTMQFLADILNAPVDRPVVLETTALGAAWLAGSRAGVWPDKQGFAKTWALDTRFKPKMKAAERQRKLAGWQDAVSRTLSR from the coding sequence ATGGCAACTGGCTATATTCTGGCGATCGATCAGGGCACCACGTCCACACGCGCCATCGTTTTCGACAAAAACCAGAAAATCATCGGTGTCGGGCAGAAGGAATTCACCCAGTATTTTCCGAAATCAGGCTGGGTGGAGCATGATGCGGACGAAATCTGGCAGACGGTGGTTGCGACCTGCAAACAGGCACTGCGCAAGGCGAAGATCAAGCCATCGGATATTTCCGCCATCGGCATTACCAATCAGCGCGAGACCACGGTTCTGTGGGACCGCAAGACCGGCAAACCGGTTCACAAGGCAATCGTCTGGCAGGACCGGCGCACCGCAGAAACCTGCGAAAAACTGAAGAAGGCCGGTCACGAATCTGCGTTTACCCGCAAGACGGGTTTGCTGCTCGATCCGTATTTTTCCGGCACCAAGGCTGCCTGGGTGCTCGACCGGGTCAAGGGGCTGCGCAAGAAAGCGGAAGCTGGCCAGATCGCCTTCGGCACCATCGACAGCTTCCTTATCTGGCGGTTAACCGGCGGCAAGCGGCACGTTACCGATGCCACCAATGCCTCCCGCACGCTGATGTTCAACATCAAAACGAACAAGTGGGACAAGGGGCTGCTTGACCTTCTGGGCGTGCCGCCGGCGGTCCTTCCGCAGGTGCTTGATTGCGCCGATGATTTCGGCATTGCGGAAAAATCCGTTCTGGGCGCGGAAATCCCGATCCTCGGCGTCGCCGGCGACCAGCAGGCTGCCACCATCGGCAATGCCTGTTTTGCCCCCGGCATGATGAAGTCGACTTATGGTACGGGCTGTTTTGCCCTGCTCAATACCGGCGGCGACATGGTGCGCTCCAAAAACCGGTTGCTGACAACCATTGCCTACCGGCTCAATGGCAAGACGACCTACGCGCTGGAAGGCTCGATCTTCATGGCGGGCGCCAGCGTGCAGTGGCTGCGCGACGGGCTGAAATTCATGAAGGCGGCCGCCGAAAGCGGCAAGATGGCAGCAAGCGCCGATCCCAATCAGGACGTCTATCTGGTGCCGGCCTTTGTCGGGCTTGGTGCGCCATACTGGGATGCGGAGGCGCGTGGTGCCCTGTTCGGGCTGACGCGGGGCACTGGTCCCAATGAGATCGCAAAGGCAACGCTTGAAGCGGTGTGCTATCAGACCCATGACCTGCTGACAGCCATGCGCAAGGACTGGAAATCGACCGGCACGCGCAAGACCGTGTTGCGCGTCGATGGTGGCATGGTGGCCTCAGACTGGACGATGCAGTTTCTGGCCGACATCCTGAACGCTCCGGTCGACCGCCCGGTGGTTCTGGAGACAACGGCATTGGGGGCGGCATGGCTCGCGGGATCGCGTGCCGGTGTGTGGCCCGACAAGCAGGGTTTTGCAAAGACCTGGGCGCTCGATACCCGCTTCAAGCCAAAGATGAAGGCGGCCGAGCGCCAGCGCAAGCTGGCCGGCTGGCAGGATGCGGTGTCGCGGACGCTTTCACGTTGA
- the xsc gene encoding sulfoacetaldehyde acetyltransferase — MKMTTEEAFVKVLQMQGIEHAFGIIGSAMMPISDLFPQAGITFWDCAHECNAGMMADGFSRSTGKMSMMVAQNGPGITNFVTPVKTAYWNHTPLLLVTPQAANKTIGQGGFQEIEQMRLFADMVCYQEEVRDPTRIAEVLNRVIEKAWRGSAPAQINVPRDYWTQIVDIELPQIVRLDRAPGADTAIEEAAKLLSEAEFPVILNGAGVVLSGAIEASARLAERLSAPVCCNYQHNDAFPGSHPLFAGPLGYNGSKAAMELISRADVVLALGTRLNPFSTLPGYGIDYWPKDAKLIQVDINGDRIGLTKKVAVGIQADANKVANQLLEKLDGGAGDKGRSEREALIHQSRSSWLQQLSSMDHEDDDPGTTWNERARNAKPDWMSPRMAWRAIQQALPKEAIISSDIGNNCAIGNAYPTFEKGRKYLAPGLFGPCGYGFPAITGAKIGNPNVPVVGFAGDGAFGISMNEMTAIGREEWPPITMVVFRNYQWGAEKRNTTLWYDDNFVGTELDPDVSYAKIADACGLVGVQVRTMDELTAALEKAVEDQMKNGKTTFIEALINQELGEPFRRDAMKAPVAVAGINASDMQPQKGAQ, encoded by the coding sequence ATGAAAATGACCACTGAAGAAGCCTTCGTAAAAGTGCTGCAGATGCAGGGCATCGAACATGCATTCGGCATTATCGGCTCGGCCATGATGCCGATTTCCGACCTGTTTCCCCAGGCCGGCATTACCTTTTGGGACTGCGCCCATGAGTGCAATGCCGGCATGATGGCTGACGGCTTTTCACGCTCAACCGGCAAAATGTCGATGATGGTGGCCCAGAACGGCCCCGGGATCACCAACTTCGTAACCCCGGTCAAGACCGCCTACTGGAACCATACGCCCCTGCTGCTGGTCACGCCTCAGGCTGCCAACAAGACCATCGGCCAGGGCGGCTTTCAGGAAATCGAGCAGATGCGGCTGTTTGCCGACATGGTCTGCTATCAGGAAGAAGTGCGCGACCCCACCCGCATCGCCGAGGTGCTCAACAGGGTTATCGAAAAGGCCTGGCGCGGTTCGGCACCGGCCCAGATCAACGTGCCGCGCGATTACTGGACCCAAATTGTCGACATCGAGCTGCCGCAGATCGTACGGCTTGACCGGGCACCAGGCGCCGATACCGCCATCGAGGAAGCCGCCAAGCTGCTTTCTGAAGCTGAATTCCCGGTCATCCTGAATGGCGCAGGCGTGGTGCTTTCCGGTGCCATCGAAGCCTCCGCCAGGCTCGCCGAGCGGCTGTCGGCTCCGGTCTGCTGCAACTACCAGCACAACGACGCCTTTCCCGGCTCCCATCCGCTGTTCGCCGGCCCGCTTGGCTATAACGGCTCAAAGGCTGCGATGGAACTGATTTCAAGGGCCGATGTGGTGCTGGCCCTCGGCACACGGCTCAACCCCTTTTCCACCCTGCCGGGCTATGGCATCGACTACTGGCCGAAAGACGCCAAGCTGATCCAGGTCGACATCAACGGCGACCGTATTGGCCTGACCAAGAAAGTGGCTGTCGGCATACAGGCAGACGCCAACAAGGTGGCAAACCAGCTGCTTGAAAAACTCGACGGCGGCGCAGGCGACAAGGGCCGCTCGGAGCGCGAGGCGCTGATCCACCAGTCCCGCTCCTCCTGGCTGCAGCAGCTTTCCTCCATGGACCATGAGGACGATGATCCCGGCACCACGTGGAATGAGCGCGCCCGTAACGCAAAACCGGACTGGATGAGCCCGCGCATGGCATGGCGCGCCATCCAGCAGGCACTGCCCAAGGAAGCGATCATTTCATCGGACATCGGCAACAACTGCGCCATCGGCAATGCCTATCCGACCTTCGAAAAAGGCCGCAAATATCTGGCGCCCGGCCTGTTCGGCCCATGCGGCTACGGTTTTCCGGCAATTACCGGCGCCAAGATCGGCAATCCGAACGTCCCGGTCGTCGGCTTTGCGGGCGATGGGGCCTTCGGAATTTCCATGAACGAGATGACCGCCATCGGCCGCGAGGAATGGCCGCCGATCACCATGGTCGTCTTCCGCAACTACCAGTGGGGCGCGGAAAAGCGCAACACGACCCTGTGGTATGACGACAATTTCGTCGGCACCGAGCTTGATCCCGATGTTTCCTACGCAAAGATTGCCGATGCCTGCGGGCTGGTTGGGGTTCAGGTGCGCACCATGGACGAACTGACGGCAGCCCTTGAAAAAGCAGTCGAGGACCAGATGAAGAACGGCAAAACCACTTTCATCGAGGCCCTGATCAATCAGGAACTGGGCGAACCGTTCCGCCGCGATGCGATGAAGGCGCCGGTCGCCGTTGCCGGCATCAATGCCAGCGACATGCAACCTCAAAAAGGCGCGCAGTGA
- a CDS encoding PLP-dependent aminotransferase family protein, with the protein MRETLFQVERQQMTSLQVQIREMLVSAMLSGQMPAGSPIPSTRTMAKRLKVSRNTVMLAYQALAADGYLQSRERSGFYVSEDVRRGAMERATASSGGGVATNHSTVDWNKRLRLTPASQRNITKPANWHEYPYPFIYGQADAALFPIAAWRDCTRQAMNRKWMDAWTSDLYNEDDPMLVEQIYQRILPRRGIMADKEQILVTLGAQNALYMVASLLIKPTDKVAVEDPGYPDMRNIFAMKTKNIVPVPIDGEGICIDEHLKGCNFVFTTPSHQFPTNITMSADRRRELLAWAEENDALIIEDDYEFETNYNGEPTPALKSRDREGRVIYAGSLSKSLMPGLRMGFVVAPKQLIGELRALRRLMFRHPPGNNQRVVSLFLALGHHDALINRLHKAYQARWKTMGSALEEYFPGWAKWPGFGGTSFWVEGPAALDTNALQTAALEDGIIIEPGQVCWADPQAVKNERTNYFRLGFSSIPEERIRPGLERLHELASRQLRGQGS; encoded by the coding sequence TTGCGCGAAACCCTTTTCCAGGTCGAACGGCAGCAGATGACCTCGCTGCAGGTACAGATTCGCGAAATGCTGGTTTCCGCCATGCTTTCAGGCCAGATGCCGGCGGGCAGCCCGATCCCCTCCACCCGTACCATGGCAAAGCGGCTGAAAGTTTCCCGCAACACCGTCATGCTGGCCTATCAGGCGCTGGCCGCCGATGGGTACCTGCAGTCGCGTGAGCGCTCCGGCTTTTATGTTTCGGAGGACGTGCGCCGCGGTGCGATGGAACGCGCCACCGCCTCTTCAGGCGGTGGCGTGGCCACCAACCACTCCACCGTCGACTGGAACAAGCGCCTGCGGCTCACCCCCGCCAGCCAGCGCAACATCACCAAGCCGGCGAACTGGCATGAATACCCCTACCCTTTCATCTACGGTCAGGCTGATGCGGCGCTGTTTCCCATCGCAGCCTGGCGCGACTGCACCCGCCAGGCAATGAACCGCAAATGGATGGATGCCTGGACATCCGACCTCTACAACGAAGACGATCCCATGCTGGTCGAGCAGATTTATCAGCGCATCCTGCCACGGCGCGGCATCATGGCCGACAAGGAGCAGATACTGGTGACGCTGGGCGCACAAAACGCCCTCTACATGGTGGCAAGCCTGCTGATAAAGCCGACCGACAAGGTTGCGGTGGAAGATCCGGGTTATCCGGACATGCGCAACATCTTTGCCATGAAGACAAAGAACATCGTTCCCGTTCCAATCGACGGGGAAGGCATCTGCATCGATGAGCACCTTAAGGGATGCAATTTCGTTTTCACAACGCCCAGCCACCAGTTCCCCACCAACATAACCATGTCGGCGGACCGCCGCCGCGAACTGCTCGCCTGGGCGGAGGAAAACGACGCGCTGATCATCGAGGATGATTACGAGTTCGAGACCAATTACAACGGCGAACCCACCCCTGCGCTGAAATCGCGCGATCGCGAGGGCCGGGTAATTTATGCCGGCAGCCTTTCAAAGTCACTGATGCCGGGCCTGCGCATGGGATTTGTCGTTGCGCCAAAGCAGCTGATCGGCGAATTGCGAGCGCTGCGGCGGCTGATGTTCCGCCATCCGCCGGGCAACAATCAGCGCGTTGTCTCGCTGTTTCTGGCGCTCGGCCATCACGATGCGCTCATCAACCGCCTGCACAAGGCCTATCAGGCCCGCTGGAAAACCATGGGCAGCGCGCTGGAAGAGTATTTTCCCGGTTGGGCCAAATGGCCGGGCTTCGGCGGCACATCCTTCTGGGTGGAAGGACCGGCGGCTCTGGATACCAACGCATTGCAGACCGCAGCCCTTGAAGACGGCATCATCATCGAACCGGGCCAGGTCTGCTGGGCGGACCCCCAGGCCGTTAAAAACGAACGTACCAACTACTTCCGGCTCGGTTTTTCCTCAATACCCGAAGAGCGCATCAGGCCGGGGCTCGAGCGCCTGCACGAACTTGCCAGCCGCCAGTTGCGCGGCCAGGGGTCGTGA
- a CDS encoding acetate/propionate family kinase: MGAAGNTPTPSILVINAGSSSVKFALYDAAAPENRLLTGQVSGIGTGAVEADLPQETHKEVQNFGELAGDASHEAAICWVLEGLEKSGFAIMAAGHRVVHGGSAFSAACRVDASVEAEIERLIPLARLHNPHNLSAIRTVRSLWPDLPQIACFDTAFHATQPEIATTLALPGELREAGIRRYGFHGLSYQSVANSLQRFLPGGLPDRVIVAHLGNGASLCALHKGKSIATTMGFTPLDGLIMGTRPGLTDPGVIVYLLEEQGMEAGRLSHLLQKESGLLGLSGISADMRVLEASDEAAARFAVEAFCYRIVRETGSLVAALGGLDGFVFTGGIGENSARVRGRIMEGLGWLGAGVDGDANQARAGREPLAISPAGARLPVYMVRTDEEKVIAAETARLVA, encoded by the coding sequence ATGGGGGCGGCCGGAAATACCCCAACGCCGTCAATTCTGGTTATCAACGCCGGATCGTCTTCGGTGAAGTTTGCCCTGTATGATGCTGCCGCGCCCGAAAACAGGCTGCTGACCGGTCAGGTTTCAGGCATCGGCACCGGCGCCGTTGAAGCCGACTTGCCGCAGGAAACGCATAAGGAAGTGCAGAATTTCGGGGAACTGGCGGGCGACGCCAGTCACGAAGCGGCGATTTGCTGGGTGCTGGAAGGACTGGAAAAAAGCGGCTTTGCCATCATGGCAGCGGGGCACCGGGTGGTGCATGGCGGATCGGCGTTTTCAGCGGCCTGCCGTGTCGATGCTTCGGTTGAAGCGGAAATCGAGCGGCTGATCCCGCTGGCGCGATTGCACAATCCCCATAACCTTTCGGCCATCCGAACGGTTCGCAGCCTGTGGCCGGATTTGCCGCAGATTGCCTGTTTCGATACCGCTTTTCACGCAACGCAGCCTGAAATTGCCACAACGCTTGCCCTGCCAGGGGAGTTGCGCGAGGCCGGGATAAGGCGGTACGGCTTTCACGGGCTGAGCTATCAGTCGGTTGCCAACAGCCTTCAACGCTTCCTGCCCGGTGGCTTGCCGGATCGGGTCATCGTTGCCCATCTCGGCAATGGCGCGAGCCTTTGTGCGCTTCACAAAGGAAAATCCATTGCTACCACAATGGGCTTTACGCCGCTTGACGGCCTCATCATGGGAACCCGGCCGGGCCTTACCGATCCGGGGGTTATCGTCTATCTGCTGGAAGAACAGGGCATGGAGGCCGGGCGCCTGAGCCACCTGTTGCAAAAGGAAAGCGGCTTGCTCGGTCTTTCGGGCATCAGTGCCGACATGCGGGTGCTGGAGGCCTCCGATGAGGCAGCGGCGCGGTTTGCCGTTGAAGCGTTTTGTTACCGCATCGTGCGGGAGACGGGATCGCTGGTGGCGGCTCTTGGCGGGCTTGACGGCTTTGTGTTCACCGGCGGCATCGGTGAAAACAGCGCGAGGGTGCGCGGCAGGATCATGGAAGGCCTCGGCTGGCTGGGCGCTGGTGTTGATGGCGATGCCAATCAGGCACGGGCTGGCCGTGAGCCTTTAGCGATCTCGCCGGCAGGTGCCCGTTTGCCTGTTTACATGGTGCGTACCGATGAAGAAAAGGTCATTGCCGCAGAAACGGCGCGGCTGGTGGCCTGA